The following coding sequences are from one Salvia hispanica cultivar TCC Black 2014 chromosome 3, UniMelb_Shisp_WGS_1.0, whole genome shotgun sequence window:
- the LOC125216311 gene encoding transcription repressor OFP15-like: MKFPFPFKSSEITTTAAASSWSWPSCATSPRTRSFRAPDPHQHEASNRESAVASALRSERLFFEAGATSSALAEAESGGGGRESGSVLVVAVNSRDPFLDFRASMAEMVEGGGERDWGFLEALLEWYLRVNDESNHGYIVDAFVDLVMDEYSSSSASSIATDSFSSSSSSV; this comes from the coding sequence ATGAAATTCCCATTTCCCTTCAAATCCAGCGAAATaaccaccaccgccgccgcgtCGTCGTGGTCGTGGCCCAGCTGCGCCACCTCCCCGAGAACACGCTCCTTCCGCGCCCCTGATCCACACCAACACGAAGCCTCAAATCGAGAATCCGCCGTGGCCAGCGCGCTGAGATCGGAGCGCCTCTTCTTCGAGGCCGGCGCGACGAGTTCCGCGCTGGCGGAGGCAGAATCAGGCGGCGGAGGTAGAGAATCAGGCTCGGTGTTGGTGGTGGCGGTGAATTCGAGGGATCCGTTTCTGGATTTTAGGGCTTCGATGGCGGAGATGGTGGAGGGCGGCGGGGAGAGGGATTGGGGGTTTTTGGAGGCGCTGCTGGAGTGGTATCTCAGAGTGAACGATGAGAGCAACCATGGATACATAGTTGATGCCTTTGTGGATTTGGTGATGGATGAATACAGCTCCTCTTCTGCTTCTTCAATTGCTACCGATTCGttttcttcgtcttcttcttctgtttGA
- the LOC125212395 gene encoding lipid droplet-associated hydrolase-like isoform X2 gives MGSESKSLIENKKSANYRLANISGFKTDLLEINSNEPKLHVLLIPGNPGVVSFYTEFLESLYELLGGTASVTGISHISQSKKDWESRRLFSLEEQIDHKISFIEQELQDVDIPIILVGHSIGSYISLEVLKRCHRKVTYCIGLYPFLAVNTASSTQTFIRRLAMSPALCTAASAIGALFGALPSELTGFLVKISVGKSWSSSAVEALCTHVLKYHTLRNVLYMAMTEFQTLPEKPDLEFITSKRSQIAFLFGLDDHWGPLQFYEEMKKQVPDASLDVEREGHTHAFSCTAAGSIWVAQHVSSLIRNHTQLAKSS, from the exons ATGGGCAGTGAAAGCAAGAGTTTGATCGAGAACAAGAAAAGTGCTAATTACAGACTTGCCAATATTTCAGG ATTTAAGACGGATTTATTGGAGATTAATAGCAATGAGCCTAAGTTACATGTGTTGTTAATCCCAGGCAACCCAG GTGTTGTGTCATTTTACACAGAATTTTTGGAGTCATTGTATGAGCTATTGGGAGGGACTGCCTCTGTCACAG GTATTAGCCACATATCGCAGTCGAAAAAG GATTGGGAGTCTCGAAGGTTGTTCTCGTTAGAAGAACAAATTGATCACAAG ATAAGCTTTATTGAGCAGGAACTTCAAGATGTTGATATACCTATAATACTG GTTGGCCATTCCATTGGTTCGTATATATCTCTTGAAGTACTTAAGAGATGTCACAGGAAG GTTACATATTGCATTGGTTTGTACCCTTTTTTGGCTGTGAACACTGCATCCTCAACACAGACATTCATTAGAAGACTTGCAAT GTCTCCAGCTCTATGCACTGCAGCTAGTGCCATCGGGGCCTTGTTTGGAGCCCTCCCATCGGAGCTCACAGGATTCCTTGTAAAAATATCCGTTGGGAAGTCATGGTCTTCTTCCGCTGTTGAGGCTCTATGCACACACGTTCTGAAG TATCATACGCTACGAAATGTGCTGTATATGGCAATGACCGAATTTCAGAca CTACCAGAAAAACCAGATTTGGAATTCATCACGAGCAAAAGAAGCCAGattgcttttctttttggcCTCGATGATCACTGGGGTCCTTTACAATTTTATGAAGAG ATGAAAAAACAAGTACCCGATGCAAGTCTTGACGTTGAACGCGAGGGTCATACTCACGCTTTCTCCTGCACTGCAGCTGGCTCGATATGGGTTGCTCAGCACGTCTCGAGTTTGATCAGGAACCACACACAACTTGCAAAAAGCAGTTGA
- the LOC125213203 gene encoding serine/arginine-rich splicing factor 4-like: MSLHIGNLSAGTRIDDLQRVFRKFGRCTVRVKDKYGFVVYDYPAGAEKALKTLCGTRICGQAITISWSKRQPHKSQRPPTGEKLNEQPHRKYSMKEYAHRRSTSYGRREKELNPHKADVELRTDSSNLIYESTRHRPDDSKPYVRESSHTSPTVHHGIGDGRKNHVNVSRWDEPAIDPLSEIYLENNLDFDRYEPHDSDGKKELDERSDISHLVGSSSVKKVQDRRGLSYNEKSQKSCCICGELGHKRSNCPLEPKRHVSDCQPRPHQSGDTFPLSSQDSDRKPTTSKTNLKLLRRGDSSTQEIAPRGRGNEFKDKKRNWRDYESQDKSHFQRAIGPSSSSIHSNDNSSRSQSPSRSSQPSSRFKLKSIHPEKFSLPSSYGSSPSRHSGYKTLKSPRSKAGSMSPTSSLLPKEVNHSVSPSPNKAQGNSKGSLANVVAFQQCADLFEEETQLVMPKDSSGKDNNLWHSSSKGSLESYVPLSDGDGHIVDNLSLHLMKGIRDSQLERHVAATECNNQSILNASREARMSLEEVHMVMKHYGLQLPEENEKDLPVEVYFGSARFWPWEMIYYRRLKKGPISAENYSRRSAQNAEYGIVDRHVRGSSGWGELHENS; encoded by the coding sequence ATGTCATTGCATATTGGAAACCTATCAGCTGGCACTCGTATAGATGACCTTCAACGTGTTTTCCGGAAGTTTGGTAGGTGTACTGTAAGGGTGAAGGACAAGTATGGGTTTGTAGTTTACGATTATCCTGCCGGTGCTGAAAAAGCTCTTAAAACACTTTGTGGGACAAGGATTTGTGGTCAGGCCATAACAATATCATGGTCTAAACGGCAGCCTCATAAATCTCAAAGGCCCCCCACTGGGGAGAAGTTGAACGAGCAACCACATAGAAAGTACTCAATGAAAGAATACGCTCATCGAAGGTCGACCTCATATGGTCGACGAGAGAAAGAGTTGAACCCTCACAAAGCAGATGTCGAACTTAGAACTGATTCTTCCAACTTAATCTATGAATCAACTAGGCACCGTCCAGATGATTCAAAGCCTTATGTGAGAGAAAGCAGTCATACTTCTCCGACTGTTCATCATGGGATAGGAGATGGTAGAAAGAACCATGTGAATGTTAGTAGGTGGGATGAGCCGGCTATAGACCCCTTAAGTGaaatttatttggaaaataacTTGGACTTTGACCGTTATGAGCCTCATGACAGTGATGGTAAAAAGGAATTGGATGAGCGATCTGACATATCTCATTTGGTGGGTTCATCTTCTGTCAAGAAGGTCCAAGATAGAAGAGGGCTTTCCTACAATGAAAAATCTCAAAAGAGTTGCTGTATTTGTGGGGAGTTGGGCCACAAAAGGAGCAACTGCCCACTAGAGCCAAAGAGGCATGTCTCTGATTGTCAACCAAGGCCACATCAGAGTGGTGACACTTTTCCCCTCAGTAGTCAGGACAGTGACAGGAAGCCAACAACTTCAAAAACCAATCTGAAATTGCTGAGGCGTGGAGATTCTTCCACTCAGGAAATTGCTCCTAGAGGTAGGGGGAATGAGttcaaagataaaaaaagaaattggagGGATTACGAAAGTCAAGATAAAAGTCATTTTCAGAGAGCAATAGGTCCATCGTCATCTTCAATCCACTCTAATGATAATTCATCCAGATCACAGTCACCTTCTAGATCATCTCAACCCTCATCACGGTTCAAGTTGAAGTCAATACATCCAGAGAAATTTTCCTTACCTTCTTCTTATGGATCTTCACCTTCACGCCATTCTGGATATAAAACCTTAAAGTCACCACGGTCTAAAGCTGGGTCAATGTCGCCTACCTCTTCATTATTACCTAAAGAAGTCAATCATAGTGTATCTCCCTCTCCAAATAAAGCTCAGGGAAATTCCAAGGGCTCTTTGGCAAATGTTGTTGCCTTTCAACAATGTGCGGATTTATTCGAAGAGGAAACACAGTTGGTGATGCCAAAGGATTCATCTGGAAAGGATAATAATCTTTGGCATTCTTCTTCCAAGGGCTCACTTGAGTCATATGTACCACTTTCAGATGGTGATGGGCATATTGTTGATAATCTATCTCTGCACTTGATGAAAGGGATAAGAGATTCACAACTTGAGCGACATGTAGCTGCAACAGAATGtaacaatcaatcaattttgaatgcTTCCAGAGAAGCGAGAATGTCGTTAGAGGAAGTACACATGGTTATGAAACATTATGGCTTGCAACTCCCAgaggaaaatgaaaaggacTTACCTGTTGAAGTTTATTTTGGTTCCGCCCGCTTTTGGCCTTGGGAGATGATTTACTATAGGAGATTAAAGAAGGGTCCTATATCAGCTGAGAACTATTCAAGGAGAAGTGCTCAGAATGCTGAGTATGGAATTGTTGACAGACATGTTAGAGGCAGCAGTGGATGGGGAGAACTTCATGAAAATTCTTGA
- the LOC125212395 gene encoding lipid droplet-associated hydrolase-like isoform X1 has product MLLRLVSPISALLSNSRSNYPANCIHSKMGSESKSLIENKKSANYRLANISGFKTDLLEINSNEPKLHVLLIPGNPGVVSFYTEFLESLYELLGGTASVTGISHISQSKKDWESRRLFSLEEQIDHKISFIEQELQDVDIPIILVGHSIGSYISLEVLKRCHRKVTYCIGLYPFLAVNTASSTQTFIRRLAMSPALCTAASAIGALFGALPSELTGFLVKISVGKSWSSSAVEALCTHVLKYHTLRNVLYMAMTEFQTLPEKPDLEFITSKRSQIAFLFGLDDHWGPLQFYEEMKKQVPDASLDVEREGHTHAFSCTAAGSIWVAQHVSSLIRNHTQLAKSS; this is encoded by the exons ATGCTTCTTAGGCTTGTCTCTCCCATTTCAGCACTTCTTTCCAACTCAAG GAGCAACTATCCGGCAAATTGTATCCACTCGAAAATGGGCAGTGAAAGCAAGAGTTTGATCGAGAACAAGAAAAGTGCTAATTACAGACTTGCCAATATTTCAGG ATTTAAGACGGATTTATTGGAGATTAATAGCAATGAGCCTAAGTTACATGTGTTGTTAATCCCAGGCAACCCAG GTGTTGTGTCATTTTACACAGAATTTTTGGAGTCATTGTATGAGCTATTGGGAGGGACTGCCTCTGTCACAG GTATTAGCCACATATCGCAGTCGAAAAAG GATTGGGAGTCTCGAAGGTTGTTCTCGTTAGAAGAACAAATTGATCACAAG ATAAGCTTTATTGAGCAGGAACTTCAAGATGTTGATATACCTATAATACTG GTTGGCCATTCCATTGGTTCGTATATATCTCTTGAAGTACTTAAGAGATGTCACAGGAAG GTTACATATTGCATTGGTTTGTACCCTTTTTTGGCTGTGAACACTGCATCCTCAACACAGACATTCATTAGAAGACTTGCAAT GTCTCCAGCTCTATGCACTGCAGCTAGTGCCATCGGGGCCTTGTTTGGAGCCCTCCCATCGGAGCTCACAGGATTCCTTGTAAAAATATCCGTTGGGAAGTCATGGTCTTCTTCCGCTGTTGAGGCTCTATGCACACACGTTCTGAAG TATCATACGCTACGAAATGTGCTGTATATGGCAATGACCGAATTTCAGAca CTACCAGAAAAACCAGATTTGGAATTCATCACGAGCAAAAGAAGCCAGattgcttttctttttggcCTCGATGATCACTGGGGTCCTTTACAATTTTATGAAGAG ATGAAAAAACAAGTACCCGATGCAAGTCTTGACGTTGAACGCGAGGGTCATACTCACGCTTTCTCCTGCACTGCAGCTGGCTCGATATGGGTTGCTCAGCACGTCTCGAGTTTGATCAGGAACCACACACAACTTGCAAAAAGCAGTTGA
- the LOC125209568 gene encoding ubiquitin-conjugating enzyme E2 variant 1C-like, translated as MDDGDDIYMRSWTGTIIGPHNSVHEGRIYQLKLFCDKDYPEKPPSVRFHSRINMTSVNHETGVVEPKKFGPLANWQREYTMEDILTQLKKEMAAPHNRKLVQPPEGTYF; from the exons AtggatgatggggatgatatCTATATGCGCTCGTGGACTGGCACCATTATAGGTCCTCACAAT TCTGTGCATGAGGGACGCATATATCAGTTGAAGCTATTTTGTGACAAAGATTATCCAGAGAAGCCTCCCAGTGTTCGTTTCCATTCCCGGATTAACATGACTAGTGTAAACCATGAAACTGGAGTG GTCGAACCCAAAAAGTTTGGGCCTCTAGCGAATTGGCAGAGGGAGTACACAATGGAGGACATACTGACACAGCTGAAGAAGGAGATGGCTGCTCCACACAACCGCAAGCTCGTCCAGCCACCTGAAGGAACCTATTTCTAG
- the LOC125213204 gene encoding protein GL2-INTERACTING REPRESSOR 1-like has product MSRRNGAKLDLKLNLSPPRAGRRVSEESPRRRSPSVSPTSSCVSSEANHQEDQFRYLEGHEENSMMLVGCPRCLMYVMLSEEDPRCPQCKSTVLLDFLHDTATSTTKNNKN; this is encoded by the coding sequence ATGAGCCGAAGGAACGGTGCGAAGCTTGATCTCAAGTTGAACTTGTCCCCGCCGAGGGCTGGGCGCCGCGTTAGTGAGGAGTCTCCGAGGAGGCGCTCACCGTCTGTTTCGCCAACGAGCTCATGTGTCTCGTCGGAGGCGAACCACCAGGAGGATCAGTTCCGCTACTTGGAGGGCCATGAGGAGAACTCGATGATGCTGGTGGGATGCCCCCGTTGCCTCATGTATGTGATGCTGTCGGAGGAGGATCCGAGGTGCCCCCAGTGCAAGAGCACTGTGCTGCTCGACTTCCTCCATGACACCGCCACCTCCACCACCAAAAACAACAAGAATTAG